From a single Rhodococcus qingshengii JCM 15477 genomic region:
- a CDS encoding SDR family NAD(P)-dependent oxidoreductase gives MKLEGLSTAITGGASGLGLATARRLLDSGAQVTLIDLPSSDGKQVAADLGAAAQFAPADVTDSEQFAEALDAAHERGGLRGVVHCAGAGRRMRILDKDGKAGSVEDFEFVVKLNLVGSFNALRLGAERMAELDAVDGERGAIVMTASVAAFEGQIGQINYTASKAGIVGMTVTAARDLASRGIRVNTIAPGIMDTPLLARLREDVRTALEASVPNPSRLGRPDEFGQLAVSMLENGYLNGETIRLDGAIRMAPR, from the coding sequence ATGAAACTCGAGGGACTTTCCACCGCGATCACCGGCGGCGCTTCAGGCCTCGGCCTGGCAACCGCTCGACGGCTGCTCGACTCCGGAGCGCAGGTCACGTTGATCGATCTGCCTTCGTCCGACGGTAAGCAGGTGGCGGCCGATCTCGGTGCTGCCGCACAATTCGCCCCGGCCGACGTCACCGACAGCGAACAATTCGCCGAAGCACTCGACGCGGCGCACGAGCGCGGCGGCCTCCGCGGCGTCGTCCACTGCGCGGGCGCCGGGCGTCGTATGCGCATTCTCGACAAGGACGGAAAAGCCGGATCGGTCGAAGATTTCGAGTTCGTCGTCAAGCTGAATCTTGTCGGTTCGTTCAACGCACTCCGTCTCGGCGCCGAGCGGATGGCGGAACTCGACGCCGTGGACGGTGAGCGAGGTGCCATCGTCATGACGGCGTCGGTCGCAGCATTCGAAGGTCAGATCGGTCAGATCAACTACACAGCGTCCAAAGCCGGCATCGTCGGTATGACGGTCACCGCTGCCCGCGATCTCGCCAGCCGCGGAATCCGCGTCAACACCATTGCTCCCGGCATCATGGACACTCCCCTGCTGGCGCGCCTACGCGAAGACGTGCGCACGGCCCTCGAAGCCTCTGTTCCCAATCCCTCACGACTGGGTCGTCCGGACGAGTTCGGCCAGCTCGCCGTCTCGATGCTCGAGAACGGCTACCTCAACGGCGAGACCATCAGACTCGACGGCGCTATCCGAATGGCTCCCCGGTGA
- a CDS encoding thiolase family protein, with translation MRDAVIVDAVRTPIGRRGRALSEIHPAELSAHVLRALAERTGLDAATVDDVIWGCVSQVGEQAGSIARTAALAAGWPDSVPGVTLTRACGSSQQAVSFAAATVISGQNDVVVAGGVESMSRVPMGTASKNGEHFPASVLERYGVDGFSQGTGAEMMARKWALTRTALDEYSLRSHELAARATDEGAFTGQITPIAGLSQDEGIRRGGSVESLAKLPPAFDADGAIHAGNSSQISDGAGATLVTTSEYARARGWKPLVRIHTAVVAADDPVIMLTGPIAATAKALDRSGLSIDDIGAFEINEAFAPVPLAWQAETGAAIDRVNPLGGAIAVGHPLGGSGAILMTRLAHHMRDNGIRYGLQSMCEAGGMANATILELI, from the coding sequence ATGCGAGATGCCGTCATCGTCGACGCAGTACGTACACCGATCGGCCGTCGCGGCCGCGCCCTCTCGGAGATCCATCCGGCCGAGTTGTCCGCCCATGTACTGCGTGCGCTCGCTGAACGGACCGGACTCGACGCGGCGACGGTCGACGACGTGATCTGGGGTTGCGTCAGTCAGGTCGGCGAGCAGGCCGGAAGCATCGCCCGCACAGCGGCACTCGCTGCCGGCTGGCCCGACAGCGTTCCCGGCGTCACACTGACCCGGGCCTGCGGATCGAGCCAGCAGGCAGTTTCCTTTGCTGCGGCCACCGTCATCTCCGGTCAGAACGACGTGGTCGTAGCCGGAGGCGTCGAATCGATGTCACGAGTACCGATGGGTACCGCCAGCAAGAACGGTGAGCATTTTCCGGCTTCGGTACTCGAACGCTACGGGGTGGACGGTTTCAGCCAGGGGACCGGCGCCGAGATGATGGCCCGCAAATGGGCACTCACACGAACAGCTCTGGACGAATACTCGCTCCGCTCACACGAACTCGCGGCCCGTGCCACCGATGAAGGGGCATTCACCGGGCAGATCACTCCGATCGCGGGCTTGTCCCAGGACGAAGGCATTCGGCGAGGCGGAAGTGTGGAGTCGCTCGCGAAGTTGCCCCCGGCCTTCGACGCCGACGGTGCCATCCACGCCGGCAACTCTTCTCAGATCTCCGACGGGGCGGGCGCCACACTCGTCACGACCAGCGAGTACGCCCGGGCACGCGGGTGGAAGCCGCTCGTTCGTATTCACACCGCAGTGGTCGCAGCCGACGACCCGGTCATCATGCTCACCGGTCCGATTGCCGCCACCGCAAAGGCATTGGATCGCTCCGGATTGTCCATCGACGACATCGGCGCCTTCGAGATCAACGAGGCATTCGCCCCCGTCCCGCTTGCCTGGCAGGCTGAAACCGGCGCAGCCATCGATCGTGTGAATCCGCTCGGCGGCGCTATCGCGGTCGGCCACCCACTCGGCGGATCAGGTGCGATCTTGATGACTCGCCTGGCACATCACATGCGCGACAACGGAATTCGCTACGGTCTCCAGTCGATGTGCGAGGCCGGCGGCATGGCCAATGCGACCATTCTCGAATTGATCTGA